Proteins from a genomic interval of Kitasatospora herbaricolor:
- a CDS encoding DUF742 domain-containing protein, with amino-acid sequence MSNPVRPYVITGGRSRPSRESLALESLLSVSPDCPELPDGALNREHRRILTLCRRLLSVAEVAAHLALPLAVVKVLVGDLWDLGAVQVLPPAPQAERLPATLLEEVLVGLRQLR; translated from the coding sequence GTGAGCAACCCCGTCCGGCCGTACGTCATCACCGGCGGCCGCAGCCGGCCGAGCCGGGAGAGCCTGGCCCTGGAGAGCCTGCTGAGTGTCTCGCCGGACTGCCCGGAACTGCCCGACGGGGCCCTGAACCGCGAGCACCGGAGGATCCTGACGCTCTGCCGGCGCCTGCTCTCCGTCGCCGAGGTCGCCGCCCACCTGGCCCTGCCGCTCGCCGTGGTCAAGGTCCTGGTCGGCGACCTCTGGGACCTCGGCGCCGTCCAGGTCCTCCCGCCCGCCCCGCAGGCCGAACGCCTGCCCGCAACCCTCCTGGAAGAGGTGCTCGTTGGCCTCCGCCAACTCCGCTGA
- a CDS encoding alpha/beta fold hydrolase has product MSTTPLATRYLDVPGGRIAFDDTEHGSGAPVLLIPGMLDSRSAYRHLHPLLAGAGHRVITMDIRGFGESSIEWDDYTPAAIAQDALALLDHLGIERAVLVGSSYTGASVVKVAGDAPDRVAGIALLDAFVENLPPTAFQRGLVKVLGTAVIQFPAFWGMYQKLAFPTAKPADFAEYRAELVASLRTPGRKTATRGYVRGDSAPVGWSAAVTCPALVVMGSKDPDFPKPEVVADRQAAALNARKVMIEGAGHYPMAEFPQATADALVPFLASLTESRPSTADTQG; this is encoded by the coding sequence ATGTCCACCACTCCTCTCGCGACCCGTTACCTCGACGTCCCCGGCGGGCGGATCGCCTTCGACGACACCGAGCACGGCAGCGGCGCACCGGTCCTCCTGATCCCCGGCATGCTCGACTCCCGCTCCGCCTACCGCCACCTGCACCCGCTGCTGGCCGGGGCCGGCCACCGGGTGATCACCATGGACATCCGCGGCTTCGGCGAGTCCTCGATCGAGTGGGACGACTACACCCCCGCCGCCATCGCCCAGGACGCCCTGGCCCTGCTGGACCACCTCGGGATCGAGCGCGCCGTCCTGGTCGGCAGCTCCTACACCGGCGCCAGCGTGGTCAAGGTCGCCGGGGACGCCCCCGACCGGGTCGCCGGGATCGCCCTGCTGGACGCCTTCGTCGAGAACCTGCCGCCGACCGCCTTCCAGCGCGGCCTGGTCAAGGTGCTCGGCACGGCCGTGATCCAGTTCCCCGCCTTCTGGGGCATGTACCAGAAGCTGGCCTTCCCCACCGCCAAGCCGGCCGACTTCGCCGAGTACCGCGCCGAGCTGGTCGCCTCGCTGCGCACCCCGGGGCGGAAGACCGCCACCCGCGGCTACGTCCGCGGCGACTCCGCGCCGGTCGGCTGGTCGGCCGCGGTGACCTGCCCCGCGCTGGTCGTGATGGGCAGCAAGGACCCCGACTTCCCCAAGCCCGAGGTGGTCGCCGACCGCCAGGCCGCCGCGCTGAACGCCCGCAAGGTGATGATCGAGGGCGCCGGCCACTACCCGATGGCGGAGTTCCCGCAGGCCACCGCCGACGCACTGGTGCCCTTCCTGGCCTCGCTCACCGAGTCCCGGCCCAGCACCGCCGACACCCAGGGCTGA
- a CDS encoding SpoIIE family protein phosphatase — protein MDLTSPWLPPSEDESRSPLTGPVARSPMRCVRLLLNCSGAAELLGTILAEGPAWITGEGNAIYLLDSAGMLRLTASHGLPEWAHERYGTVDPAGDLPAAMALRLRRPYLLSPERTSIDYPNRNSGMGTGMVALVTLPMIVDERPIGVLALALAHRGTVPRRDLDVLETIGEACAHRLSHLLDHVHASTRAPKGVRTHDPAGGDPAPLAHPLLSLAVHAAGAGAFERDLVTGETFWDAQAYRVVGLPPPPGNRSAEAPDLSRIVHPEDLPDVQAGLADALAGGGPYRLAYRVLRRGGGVTRIRESGEVMLDIHGRPVRIAGLLVDRDRTGAPEDRPPDAGPESPAVGARSALLLALTRTLSRAITVRDVTTAVTDVAGPALGAASLVLDLVDEGRLLPVSHTVYGGPRRTELNRLADLSEGVMQHSLARSTPLFSEPGRGGGTRDGAGGPLTPPSWAVLPLIASGRQVGSCLITFATERAFSRDDRTLYSAFAGILAQSLERARLYDTHHHRATELQRAMLPRTLPAIPGITAAARYLPSTEGMQIGGDWYDLIRLPDGKVGLVIGDVQGHNAEATAVMGQLRSGLRAYATDGHDPAATLARTSRLLAELDTELFATCLYLTLDPADGTLSAARAGHPAPVRITGAKAVELDLPGGPPLGVDPGAPYRLTVDNLAVGESLLVYTDGLVEDREEDYDESVHRMLGGLELWAARTGPVRGAVGPELERLADLLTLNVTERRSRPDDVALLLLHRTASTGA, from the coding sequence ATGGACCTGACCTCCCCGTGGCTCCCCCCCTCCGAGGACGAGAGCCGCAGCCCGCTCACCGGCCCCGTCGCCCGCAGCCCGATGCGCTGCGTGCGGTTATTGCTGAACTGCTCCGGCGCCGCGGAACTGCTCGGCACCATCCTGGCCGAGGGCCCCGCCTGGATCACCGGCGAGGGCAACGCGATCTACCTGCTCGACTCCGCCGGAATGCTCCGGCTGACCGCCTCGCACGGCCTGCCGGAGTGGGCCCACGAGCGCTACGGCACCGTCGACCCGGCCGGCGACCTGCCCGCCGCGATGGCGCTGCGGCTGCGCCGCCCCTACCTGCTCAGCCCCGAACGCACCAGCATCGACTACCCCAACCGCAACTCCGGCATGGGCACCGGGATGGTCGCCCTGGTCACCCTGCCGATGATCGTCGACGAACGGCCGATCGGCGTCCTCGCCCTCGCCCTGGCCCACCGCGGCACCGTCCCGCGCCGCGACCTGGACGTGCTGGAGACGATCGGCGAGGCCTGCGCCCACCGGCTCTCCCACCTGCTCGACCACGTGCACGCGAGCACCCGCGCGCCCAAGGGCGTCCGCACCCACGACCCCGCCGGCGGCGACCCCGCGCCGCTGGCCCACCCGCTGCTCTCGCTCGCCGTCCACGCGGCCGGCGCCGGCGCCTTCGAACGGGACCTGGTCACCGGCGAGACCTTCTGGGACGCCCAGGCCTACCGGGTGGTCGGCCTTCCGCCGCCGCCCGGGAACCGGTCCGCCGAGGCCCCCGACCTGTCCCGGATCGTCCACCCCGAGGACCTGCCCGACGTCCAGGCCGGCCTCGCCGACGCGCTGGCCGGCGGCGGCCCCTACCGGCTCGCCTACCGGGTGCTGCGCCGCGGCGGCGGCGTCACCCGGATCCGGGAGAGCGGCGAGGTGATGCTCGACATCCACGGCCGGCCGGTCCGGATAGCCGGACTGCTGGTCGACCGCGACCGCACCGGCGCCCCCGAGGACCGGCCGCCCGACGCCGGCCCGGAATCCCCAGCGGTCGGCGCCCGCTCCGCGCTGCTGCTCGCGCTGACCCGCACCCTCTCCCGCGCGATCACCGTCCGGGACGTCACCACCGCCGTCACCGACGTGGCCGGCCCGGCGCTCGGCGCCGCCAGCCTGGTCCTCGACCTGGTCGACGAGGGCCGGCTGCTGCCCGTCTCGCACACCGTGTACGGCGGCCCGCGGCGCACCGAGCTGAACCGGCTGGCCGACCTCTCCGAGGGCGTCATGCAGCACTCGCTGGCCCGCTCCACCCCGCTGTTCAGCGAGCCCGGCCGCGGCGGCGGCACCCGGGACGGCGCCGGCGGCCCGCTGACCCCGCCCTCCTGGGCGGTGCTGCCGCTGATCGCCTCCGGGCGACAGGTCGGCTCCTGCCTGATCACCTTCGCCACCGAACGCGCCTTCAGCCGCGACGACCGCACCCTGTACTCGGCCTTCGCCGGGATCCTCGCGCAGTCCCTGGAGCGCGCCCGGCTGTACGACACCCACCACCACCGGGCCACCGAGCTGCAGCGCGCGATGCTGCCCCGGACCCTGCCGGCCATCCCCGGCATCACCGCCGCCGCCCGCTACCTGCCCAGCACCGAGGGCATGCAGATCGGCGGCGACTGGTACGACCTGATCCGGCTGCCGGACGGCAAGGTCGGGCTGGTGATCGGGGACGTCCAGGGCCACAACGCCGAGGCCACCGCCGTGATGGGCCAGCTGCGCAGCGGCCTGCGCGCCTACGCCACCGACGGCCACGACCCGGCCGCGACCCTGGCCAGGACCAGCCGGCTGCTCGCCGAGCTGGACACCGAGCTCTTCGCGACCTGCCTCTACCTCACCCTCGACCCGGCCGACGGCACGCTGAGCGCGGCCCGCGCGGGGCACCCGGCGCCGGTCCGGATCACCGGCGCGAAGGCCGTCGAGCTGGACCTGCCCGGCGGTCCGCCGCTCGGGGTGGACCCGGGCGCGCCGTACCGGCTGACCGTGGACAACCTCGCCGTCGGCGAATCGCTGCTGGTCTACACGGACGGCCTGGTCGAGGACCGCGAGGAGGACTACGACGAGTCGGTGCACCGGATGCTCGGCGGGCTGGAGCTCTGGGCCGCCAGGACCGGACCGGTCCGGGGGGCGGTGGGCCCGGAGCTGGAGCGGCTCGCCGACCTGCTGACCCTCAACGTGACCGAGCGTCGCTCCCGCCCGGACGACGTGGCCCTGCTGCTGCTGCACCGGACGGCCTCGACCGGCGCCTGA
- a CDS encoding GTP-binding protein: protein MASANSAEPSGPEPDYLPSSVRGAVKILITGPFGVGKTTLVGSLSEITPLRTEETMTAAGVGVDDLTGRAGKRTTTVALDFGRITLNPRLALYLFGTPGQERFQPLWDDLSRGALGAVALVDVRRVGESFDVLGRLEEQRIPFAVAVNTFPDSPSYPEDELRAALDLLPDVPILHCDVRDRTAAYDLLIDFVGHLQSTAVLELQP, encoded by the coding sequence TTGGCCTCCGCCAACTCCGCTGAGCCGTCCGGCCCCGAGCCCGACTACCTGCCGTCCTCGGTACGGGGCGCGGTGAAGATCCTGATCACCGGACCGTTCGGGGTCGGCAAGACCACCCTGGTCGGCTCGCTCAGCGAGATCACCCCGCTGCGCACCGAGGAGACCATGACCGCCGCCGGCGTCGGCGTGGACGACCTGACCGGCCGCGCCGGCAAGCGCACCACCACGGTGGCGCTCGACTTCGGCCGGATCACCCTCAACCCCCGGCTCGCGCTCTACCTGTTCGGCACGCCGGGCCAGGAGCGCTTCCAGCCGCTCTGGGACGACCTGTCGCGCGGCGCGCTGGGCGCGGTGGCCCTGGTGGACGTCCGCCGGGTGGGCGAGAGCTTCGACGTCCTCGGCCGGCTGGAGGAACAGCGCATCCCCTTCGCCGTGGCCGTCAACACCTTCCCCGACAGCCCGAGCTACCCCGAGGACGAGCTGCGGGCCGCCCTCGACCTGCTGCCCGACGTGCCGATCCTGCACTGCGACGTCCGCGACCGCACGGCCGCCTACGACCTGCTGATCGACTTCGTCGGCCACCTGCAGTCCACCGCCGTCCTGGAGCTCCAGCCATGA
- a CDS encoding YiaA/YiaB family inner membrane protein, which produces MSTSMQSRTTAAYYVQAVLSFAISGGALAVGIAYLPVGAWTRAFLGIGLLYTVTSSFTLAKVIRDRQESTEIVTRVDQARLEKLLAEHDPFKVEGI; this is translated from the coding sequence ATGAGCACCTCGATGCAGTCACGTACCACGGCGGCGTACTACGTCCAGGCCGTGCTGTCCTTCGCGATCTCCGGCGGCGCCCTGGCCGTCGGCATCGCCTACCTGCCGGTAGGCGCATGGACCAGGGCCTTCCTGGGCATCGGCCTGCTGTACACGGTGACCTCCTCGTTCACCCTGGCCAAGGTGATCCGCGACCGCCAGGAGAGCACCGAGATCGTCACCCGGGTCGACCAGGCCCGACTGGAGAAGCTGCTGGCCGAGCACGACCCCTTCAAGGTGGAGGGCATCTGA
- a CDS encoding sensor histidine kinase has protein sequence MTQWCATAIGVLAALSLLAVARYRAVTRTQRRRLTAQQHELDELRRQLTDEREHRGGEAAAVQREQELNSSTQRAFLSVARRILVMAHDQQALLDEMERTHHDPELLDGLLKADHAAAQQARLAQTLAVLCGARAGRHWPEPVPLEDVVRGAQSRILPFQRVIVRSRLETAVIGAAAEALIHAVAELLDNATRYSPPSTQVFVTLMPVHNGAVVEIDDGGVGMADHAVAKAAAVLSGGSTLEVSRLGEVPQLGLAAVGRLAEQYGFRVTLSSAPSPYGGVRVVVLLPNALLTEPLPPTVPAAGAPADPERDGPAVPDRLPSARPAEEDRTRGTTPPPLPRRSHRRDRSAEAPRPAEPAPAPARSAHQAQSFMARFQAGTATGRTAARPDPRPASPHSHQQASPRPPQRSGESDDHQS, from the coding sequence ATGACTCAGTGGTGCGCGACCGCGATCGGCGTGCTGGCCGCCCTCTCGCTGCTCGCCGTCGCGCGGTACCGGGCGGTGACCCGCACCCAGCGTCGCCGGCTCACCGCGCAGCAGCACGAACTCGACGAGCTGCGCCGGCAGCTGACCGACGAACGCGAGCACCGCGGCGGCGAGGCCGCCGCCGTGCAGCGCGAGCAGGAACTCAACTCCTCCACCCAGCGGGCCTTCCTCAGCGTCGCCCGGCGGATCCTGGTGATGGCCCACGACCAGCAGGCCCTGCTGGACGAGATGGAACGCACCCACCACGACCCCGAACTGCTCGACGGCCTGCTCAAGGCCGACCACGCCGCCGCCCAGCAGGCCCGGCTGGCGCAGACCCTGGCCGTACTCTGCGGGGCGCGGGCCGGCCGGCACTGGCCCGAGCCCGTGCCACTGGAGGACGTGGTGCGCGGCGCCCAGTCGCGCATCCTGCCGTTCCAGCGGGTGATCGTGCGCAGCAGGCTGGAGACCGCCGTGATCGGCGCCGCCGCCGAGGCGCTGATCCACGCCGTCGCCGAGCTGCTGGACAACGCCACCCGCTACTCACCGCCCAGCACCCAGGTGTTCGTCACCCTGATGCCGGTCCACAACGGCGCCGTGGTCGAGATCGACGACGGCGGCGTGGGGATGGCGGACCACGCCGTCGCCAAGGCCGCCGCCGTACTCTCCGGCGGCAGCACGCTGGAGGTCTCCCGGCTGGGCGAGGTACCGCAGTTGGGCCTCGCGGCGGTCGGCCGGCTGGCCGAGCAGTACGGGTTCCGGGTCACCCTCAGCTCGGCGCCGTCCCCCTACGGCGGCGTGCGGGTGGTGGTGCTGCTGCCGAACGCCCTGCTCACCGAGCCGCTGCCGCCGACCGTACCGGCCGCGGGAGCACCCGCCGACCCGGAACGGGACGGGCCGGCCGTGCCCGACCGGCTCCCCTCCGCCCGACCGGCGGAGGAGGACCGCACCCGCGGCACCACCCCGCCGCCGCTGCCGCGTCGCAGCCACCGGCGCGACCGCTCCGCCGAGGCCCCCCGGCCCGCCGAGCCCGCACCGGCGCCCGCCCGCTCGGCCCACCAGGCACAGAGCTTCATGGCACGCTTCCAGGCCGGCACCGCCACCGGCCGCACCGCCGCCCGCCCGGACCCCCGGCCGGCCTCCCCCCACTCTCACCAGCAGGCCTCCCCCCGCCCTCCCCAGCGCTCCGGAGAATCCGATGACCACCAATCCTGA
- a CDS encoding M23 family metallopeptidase, whose product MASSHSPAHPSGSTGTQLLDHPWPPAYGGAYGEGPDETAPPQPADSNRHRMPRQTRGTGPLLGVTAVAATLGATGFASATPAAAPAVVSPDETTVLSADPGLALAARIQQQADSQRTAAEEGARLQAAKEAEVKRAAQQEEARKAAEAAEKAKLAAIQLPVRDYFLSAHYGQSASYWSHLHTGLDFAASTGTPVYSVGSGTITSAGWSGSYGYRIIQTLPDGTEIWYCHLSSIIKASGKVVPGQQIGKVGATGNVTGPHLHLEVRPDGGAPVDPESWLEQRGLTP is encoded by the coding sequence GTGGCGTCGTCGCACTCTCCGGCACACCCGTCCGGTTCCACCGGCACCCAGCTGCTCGACCACCCCTGGCCGCCCGCCTACGGCGGCGCGTACGGCGAGGGCCCGGACGAGACCGCGCCGCCGCAGCCGGCCGACAGCAACCGGCACCGGATGCCCCGTCAGACCCGCGGGACCGGCCCCCTGCTCGGCGTCACCGCCGTGGCCGCCACCCTCGGCGCCACCGGATTCGCCTCCGCGACCCCCGCGGCCGCGCCCGCCGTGGTCTCGCCGGACGAGACCACCGTGCTCTCCGCCGACCCCGGCCTGGCCCTTGCCGCCCGCATCCAGCAGCAGGCCGACAGCCAGCGCACCGCCGCCGAGGAGGGCGCCCGCCTGCAGGCCGCCAAGGAGGCCGAGGTCAAGCGCGCCGCCCAGCAGGAGGAGGCCCGCAAGGCCGCCGAGGCCGCCGAGAAGGCCAAGCTCGCCGCGATCCAGCTGCCGGTGCGCGACTACTTCCTCTCCGCCCACTACGGGCAGAGCGCCTCGTACTGGTCGCACCTGCACACCGGCCTCGACTTTGCCGCCTCCACCGGCACCCCGGTGTACTCGGTCGGCTCCGGAACCATCACCTCGGCCGGCTGGTCCGGCTCGTACGGCTACCGGATCATCCAGACCCTGCCCGACGGCACCGAGATCTGGTACTGCCACCTCTCCTCGATCATCAAGGCCTCCGGCAAGGTCGTGCCCGGCCAGCAGATCGGCAAGGTCGGCGCCACCGGCAACGTGACGGGCCCGCACCTGCACCTGGAGGTCCGCCCGGACGGCGGCGCCCCCGTCGACCCGGAGAGCTGGCTGGAGCAGCGCGGCCTCACCCCCTGA
- a CDS encoding roadblock/LC7 domain-containing protein: MTTNPDLGWLLADIITVPEVQHAVVVSNDGLEIGRTADIAREDAERLAAACSGLQSLARGVAQGFGGRDSSTRQIVVEYGGGYLFVVAAGAGAHLAVVTGEAVDAGLVAFQMQVLVERIGTHLTSPPRVDQVAGIQR, translated from the coding sequence ATGACCACCAATCCTGACCTCGGCTGGCTGCTCGCCGACATCATCACCGTCCCCGAGGTCCAGCACGCCGTCGTGGTGTCCAACGACGGCCTGGAGATCGGCCGCACCGCCGACATCGCCCGTGAGGACGCCGAGCGCCTGGCCGCCGCCTGCTCCGGGCTGCAGTCGCTGGCCCGGGGTGTCGCGCAGGGCTTCGGCGGGCGCGACAGCTCCACCCGGCAGATCGTCGTCGAGTACGGCGGCGGCTACCTGTTCGTCGTCGCGGCCGGCGCGGGCGCCCACCTGGCGGTGGTGACCGGCGAGGCCGTGGACGCCGGCCTGGTGGCCTTCCAGATGCAGGTCCTGGTCGAGCGGATCGGCACCCACCTCACCAGCCCGCCCCGGGTGGACCAGGTGGCGGGGATCCAGCGGTGA
- a CDS encoding TetR/AcrR family transcriptional regulator — protein sequence MPRAGLTPDAVVAHALGLIDDQGPEALTLAAVAARAGVATPSLYKHVPGGLTELRRLIAVRVTEELATRLAKSAVGRGGDDAVEAVLRGYHAYAVEHPNRYNALPQAPQPDDELTRAAAELVEVLVAVLRDYGLQGPEVIHAARTVRSVAHGFASLSIAGSFQRSEDLAVTQDRLIGVLTSGLRAWPAA from the coding sequence ATGCCACGCGCCGGACTGACCCCGGACGCCGTCGTCGCCCACGCGCTCGGCCTGATCGACGACCAGGGCCCGGAAGCCCTCACCCTGGCCGCCGTCGCCGCCCGGGCCGGGGTCGCCACGCCGTCCCTGTACAAGCACGTCCCCGGCGGCCTGACCGAGCTGCGCCGGCTGATCGCCGTCCGGGTGACCGAGGAACTGGCCACCCGGCTGGCCAAGTCGGCGGTCGGCCGCGGCGGGGACGACGCGGTGGAGGCGGTGCTGCGCGGCTACCACGCGTACGCCGTCGAGCACCCCAACCGCTACAACGCCCTGCCGCAGGCCCCGCAGCCCGACGACGAGCTGACCAGGGCCGCCGCCGAGCTGGTCGAGGTGCTGGTCGCCGTGCTGCGCGACTACGGGCTGCAGGGCCCCGAGGTGATCCACGCGGCCCGTACCGTGCGCTCGGTCGCGCACGGCTTCGCCTCGCTGTCGATCGCCGGCTCCTTCCAGCGCTCCGAGGACCTGGCCGTCACCCAGGACCGGCTGATCGGGGTCCTCACCAGCGGGCTGCGGGCCTGGCCGGCCGCCTGA